The following nucleotide sequence is from Cicer arietinum cultivar CDC Frontier isolate Library 1 chromosome 2, Cicar.CDCFrontier_v2.0, whole genome shotgun sequence.
tttatactgCAAAGGGCTCAGactttacaattttaattttcatatatacaCATTATTAATAATAGCCACTCGCTATGTAGCGCTctcttaataattaatttttttttttcatagacCACTTTTAATTTCTAACTATATTAAATATAGAATTATCTTCAaggataaatttataaaatcaactgtaatagttaataaatttaggattacatatttttctctaatttttatGGAGAAATATGTTTATAGTGTCTAAAATATTtgtgtaaaaaattattcaaaattttaaatgatatacaTTAGTTGACTTAAAAACAGAATTAgaattatgaataaaaaatattgtggaAATTAATGATcgaagaaaattaatttatagtgattaaaaataaaattttaaaatttaataagactaaaaacatatttgagccataaatttaaattgatatgaaatttgttaaatttagtattttagtttggaaaattggatatatattaaaaaaaaaaaaaaaaaaagtagtaaaaGGTAGGGAGACAGAGATGCGGAAGTTACTATAGTAGGAGTAGCATTTTGTAGGCTTGGGCAACATTCAATTCAACGGCAAGAATAATATACCTATTCGTGTCTCTTTCTTTGATTGAGTTTGGATGATATATAGTATATTTAGTTCATATATGCATGTGTTGCTCTCAGCACGAGTGGTGTATGTATGTAAATGTTAATGTTATAGAAGAAGCAGTAAGCACATATTGTACTGTACACACGCActctaataattaataatgaattaatttaCAGCGCTGCTAATTGTGAAagagaatataaatatattaaatatagataTTGTCCAGTCTCTTATTTTGCTTCCTAGTGGGTCCAACTGTAATATAAGAAATTAAATATGCAGTTGTAGTCATTAAATAGGAGACTTGTTGATTGCATATGTTCATTTCATCTCATATTTTGTGTAGAAAGAAACTCTTGTACtaattaagttattaattaaCGACCTgcttcattcattcattcattcatcatTCTCTTCTGCTCCGCCTGCagccacacacacacacatcaTTACTGACCTAATTTCAATTCCTTGATACTATACGTGTCCTCAACTAACTACTTGATAATTCTGTAATTTCccttcctctctctctctctctttctctctttctaatatatatatatcttattttcTTACACTAGTGAACATAATTAAAGTATAGGATCGATGGAGTATGGCGGTGGGTTAGTGGAGGATTGTGGTGGTTTTGGGACGATGGTGGGAGGAGAAACAGACATGATTGAGGAGCTGTTGGTAGAAGGTTGTTGGGTTGAAGCAAGTGAGAACAATTTGATGATGATGCATCATGATGATCACATGAGTAGTAGTACTACGCCACAACCACACTACATCCCAATGGGAGATAATGATGAAGAAAGTGGTAACTTTGTTGTTGGGAAGAGATGGTGGATTGGGCCTCAGGCGAATCCAGGCCCATCAACATCCGTGAAAGAGAGATTAGTACTTGCTGTTGGTTACTTAAAAGAGTACACAAAGAATTCCAACTCAAATTCaacttcaaattcaaattcaaattcaaactcaaacTCAAACGTTCTTATTCAGATATGGGTACCACTAAGGAGGAGATCAGGACTATTTCACAATCAGTATCATAATCCTAATCCAGTACATGAATCTCTTCCAATTTCAGTTCCAAACAGCAACGTTCAGGTTCGTTTCTTTAGAAGTCACGAGTATCCACGCGTTCAGGCACATCACGGATCTCTTCTAGCACTTCCTGTTTTCGAAAGAGGAACCGCTACATGCCTCGGCGTCATCGAGTTTTTAATCGCCAATCAAAACCTCATCAATTACCGTCCACAACTTGATCATCTATCCAATGCTCTCGAGGTACTTACTTTACTTACACCTTCAACTCATCcatctctttctctttctcttgcttaattaattaaacaattcTTCTATTGTGTGTGTGTGATGCAGGCAGTTGATTTTACAAGTAACCAGAACATGATTCCACCCGCTGTAAAGGTAGGCACGCACGCACGCAGTgatcaataaattatatcatataattaatatagtaatcgatttgttttgtttgtaattaataatgattaaattggatgaatgaatgaatgaatgaaggTATTTGAGGAGTTGTATGAAGCAGCAGTGAACGAGATCGTACAAGTGTTGGCGTCGGTGTGTAAGACGCACAATCTGCCATTGGCACTAACATGGGCTCCGTGCATACAACAAGAAGGAGGCGGAAGAGGAAAGGGTGGATGCAGCAATAGCAAtggcaatagcaatagcaatagcaatggTAGTAACAACAACATGATGATGAGTTGCGTATCAACGGTTGATTCAGCTTGTTACATTGGTGACGTGGATGTATTGGGATTCCAAGAAGCGTGCAGTGAGTATCATCTTTATAACGGACAAGGAATAGTAGGAACAGCATTCACAACAACGAAACCTTGTTTTGCAATTGACATAACCGCTTTCAGCAAAGCAGAATACCCACTCGCACACCATGCTAACATGTTTGGTTTACACGCTGCTGTTGCCATTCCACTAAGGAGTGTCTACACTGGATCCGCAGCTGATTTCGTTTTGGAGTTTTTCCTTCCTAAAGATTGCCTTGACACACACCAACAGAAACACATGCTCAACTCCTTATCCCTTGTTGTTCAACAAGCTTGTAGGAGCTTGCATTTACATGTCGTCATGGAAGATGatcatcataatcataatcatcatcatcttcatcatcaacaTCAACATCAACATCAACATGAAGAAGATCAATTCACATTCCCCACCACAAATATTTACATGCCTTCTGTCGACGCTGCTGCTGCTGCACCAGTTGTAGTACTATCACAAGTTGAAGCAGATGCATCAGCTTCAGCATCAGCTTGTTCAACAAAAGAGACAACGTCGTCCTCGTGTTCTTGGATTGCACATATGATGGAGGCACAGCACAAGGGGAAAGGTGTGTCCGTGTCGTTGGAATACCTTCAAGAGCCTAAAGAGGAGTTCAAAGTAACAACCTGCAATTGGGAGAGGGAGAGGGAGGGTAATTCTGTGTTTTCAGAATTTGGTCAAGTACTGCAGCAGCAGCAGCATGAACACCAAAGCATGAGTAATTCAAGAGCAAGTACTGTTGTGAGTGTAGAAGGTGGAGAAGAATCTGGCGGAGGAGGTGGAAGTGGTGGTGGTGGTCGCAGGTCATCATGCTCCTCAAATGGGAGAAAGTCAGGCGACAAGAGGCGGACAAAGGCGGAGAAGACTATAAGCTTGCCAGTTCTGAGACAATACTTTGCCGGAAGCCTAAAAGACGCGGCAAAGAGCATCGGTGGTGAGTGAGTTGAATAAAAGTATAtggatgaatattttatatttattatataattaaataatgattgaatttggttgttgatatatatatatatatacagtaTGTCCGACAACACTGAAAAGGATATGCAGACAGCATGGAATAACGAGGTGGCCTTCAAGGAAAATAAAGAAGGTGGGACACTCTTTGAAGAAGCTTCAACTTGTTATTGATTCCGTACAAGGTGCTGAGGGTGCCATACAAATTGGCTCCTTCTATGCTAGTTTTCCAGAGTTGAGCTCTGCAACTGGACATTCTGATCAATCTTCTATGAAATTAATGCATAATCATGGTGTTTCTGATCACCACAACAGCTTCTATGGAGATGGAGGAGTTACCACTAGTAATTTGAAATCCCCATCCTCTGCTTGCAGTCAGACTGTAGGAAACCAAACAAATTCAACTCTCATCAATAATAATGTTGTCTTGATGACAGAAAGCAATGCTCTAGCTTCAACTGATCATGC
It contains:
- the LOC101498016 gene encoding protein NLP1 translates to MEYGGGLVEDCGGFGTMVGGETDMIEELLVEGCWVEASENNLMMMHHDDHMSSSTTPQPHYIPMGDNDEESGNFVVGKRWWIGPQANPGPSTSVKERLVLAVGYLKEYTKNSNSNSTSNSNSNSNSNSNVLIQIWVPLRRRSGLFHNQYHNPNPVHESLPISVPNSNVQVRFFRSHEYPRVQAHHGSLLALPVFERGTATCLGVIEFLIANQNLINYRPQLDHLSNALEAVDFTSNQNMIPPAVKVFEELYEAAVNEIVQVLASVCKTHNLPLALTWAPCIQQEGGGRGKGGCSNSNGNSNSNSNGSNNNMMMSCVSTVDSACYIGDVDVLGFQEACSEYHLYNGQGIVGTAFTTTKPCFAIDITAFSKAEYPLAHHANMFGLHAAVAIPLRSVYTGSAADFVLEFFLPKDCLDTHQQKHMLNSLSLVVQQACRSLHLHVVMEDDHHNHNHHHLHHQHQHQHQHEEDQFTFPTTNIYMPSVDAAAAAPVVVLSQVEADASASASACSTKETTSSSCSWIAHMMEAQHKGKGVSVSLEYLQEPKEEFKVTTCNWEREREGNSVFSEFGQVLQQQQHEHQSMSNSRASTVVSVEGGEESGGGGGSGGGGRRSSCSSNGRKSGDKRRTKAEKTISLPVLRQYFAGSLKDAAKSIGVCPTTLKRICRQHGITRWPSRKIKKVGHSLKKLQLVIDSVQGAEGAIQIGSFYASFPELSSATGHSDQSSMKLMHNHGVSDHHNSFYGDGGVTTSNLKSPSSACSQTVGNQTNSTLINNNVVLMTESNALASTDHAHAHAHAAALMQIRRTHSEAELLHHHTSNIDIQDYQLHDQDTKQLLLHFNKSQTLPPRPSTTTTTNGYNNSLERGAFRVKATFADEKIRFSLQGMWCFRDLQVEIARRFNLNDMNNLVVKYLDDEGEWVVLACDGDLEECKDLHTSSHTRTIRLSLFQASPLNLHPNTFRNTSSSPPSSS